A single window of Archangium lipolyticum DNA harbors:
- a CDS encoding alpha/beta hydrolase family protein, which translates to MSLSLMAALALAAAPAKTQPYTIQDQVSMRRISSPSASPDGKRIAFVLRSTDLEANKGRTDLWLINADGSGLRQLTHSPESEGQPVWSPDGRSLFFLASRGGSSQVFRLPLDGGEAQPVTKLPLDVGAFVLSRDGKALAVALEVFPDCPTLECTTQRLKTRSQQKNTGRVYDKLFVRHWDTWADGRRNHLFVLPVDGGAAPRDVMVGMDADGPSKPFGGPDEFTFTPDGKGLVFTARDVGNSESWSTDLDLFLAPVDKPGTPRKLTEKNRATDTQPVFSPDGKTLAYLAMSRPGFESDRLRVVLRSWSDGKERVLAEQWDRSAGSLTWMPDGKSVLVTADDMGQHPAFSIDVASGQVRAISGKGGAAAPQGVADGRVIFLREDLKAPADLYSARADGSDVRQLTRVNEEALARIRFGDYEQFEFAGWNGETVRGYVVKPVDFDAKKKYPVAFLIHGGPQGSFGNRFNYRWNPQTYAGRGYAAVMVDFHGSTGYGQAFTDSISGDWGGKPLEDLQKGLEAAIKRYGFLDGDKVCALGASYGGYMINWIAGQMPDRFRCLVNHDGNLDEKLAYFNTEELWFPEWEHGGTPWDKPEGYTKHNPIDHVAKWKTPMLVIHGGQDFRVVDTQGLSTFTVLQRRGIPSKLLYFPDENHWVLKPANSIQWHETVLDWLDQWAKGGSKKPSVAPLAKEAQ; encoded by the coding sequence TTGTCTCTCTCCCTCATGGCGGCACTCGCCCTCGCCGCCGCTCCCGCCAAGACGCAGCCGTACACCATCCAGGACCAGGTCTCGATGCGCCGGATCAGCAGTCCGAGCGCCTCTCCGGATGGCAAGCGCATCGCCTTCGTGTTGCGCTCCACCGACCTCGAGGCCAACAAGGGCCGCACCGACCTGTGGCTGATCAACGCCGACGGCAGTGGTCTGCGTCAGCTCACCCACTCCCCCGAGAGTGAGGGCCAGCCCGTCTGGAGCCCGGATGGTCGGAGCCTCTTCTTCCTCGCCTCGCGCGGGGGTTCCAGCCAGGTGTTCCGCCTGCCGCTGGATGGTGGCGAGGCCCAGCCCGTCACGAAGCTGCCCCTGGACGTGGGCGCCTTCGTCCTGTCGCGGGACGGCAAGGCGCTCGCCGTCGCCCTGGAGGTCTTCCCCGACTGCCCCACGCTGGAGTGCACCACCCAGCGGCTGAAGACGCGGTCGCAGCAGAAGAACACCGGCCGTGTCTACGACAAGCTCTTCGTCCGTCACTGGGACACGTGGGCGGATGGCCGGCGCAACCACCTCTTCGTGCTGCCGGTGGATGGCGGCGCCGCCCCGCGTGACGTGATGGTGGGCATGGATGCCGACGGGCCCAGCAAGCCCTTTGGCGGCCCCGACGAGTTCACCTTCACCCCGGACGGCAAGGGGCTCGTCTTCACCGCGCGCGACGTGGGCAACAGCGAGTCCTGGTCCACCGACCTGGACCTGTTCCTCGCCCCGGTGGACAAGCCGGGCACGCCGAGGAAGCTCACCGAGAAGAACCGCGCCACGGACACCCAGCCCGTGTTCAGCCCGGACGGCAAGACGCTCGCGTATCTGGCCATGTCGCGCCCGGGCTTCGAGTCGGATCGGCTGCGCGTGGTGCTGCGCTCGTGGTCCGACGGCAAGGAGCGCGTCCTCGCCGAGCAGTGGGACCGGTCGGCCGGCTCGCTCACCTGGATGCCGGATGGCAAGTCGGTGCTCGTCACCGCGGATGACATGGGCCAGCACCCCGCCTTCTCCATCGACGTGGCGAGCGGCCAGGTGCGTGCGATCAGCGGGAAGGGCGGTGCCGCCGCTCCGCAGGGGGTGGCGGATGGCCGCGTCATCTTCCTGCGCGAGGACCTGAAGGCGCCCGCGGACCTGTACTCGGCGCGTGCGGACGGGAGCGACGTGCGGCAGCTCACGCGCGTCAACGAGGAGGCGCTGGCCCGCATCCGCTTCGGCGACTACGAGCAGTTCGAGTTCGCCGGTTGGAATGGCGAGACGGTGCGTGGCTACGTGGTGAAGCCGGTCGACTTCGATGCGAAGAAGAAGTACCCGGTGGCCTTCCTCATTCACGGTGGCCCGCAGGGCAGCTTCGGCAACCGCTTCAACTACCGGTGGAACCCGCAGACGTACGCGGGCCGGGGCTACGCGGCGGTGATGGTCGACTTCCACGGCTCCACGGGCTACGGCCAGGCCTTCACGGACTCCATCAGTGGGGACTGGGGCGGCAAGCCGCTGGAGGATCTGCAGAAGGGCCTGGAGGCGGCCATCAAGCGCTACGGGTTCCTGGACGGTGACAAGGTGTGCGCGCTGGGGGCGAGCTACGGCGGGTACATGATCAACTGGATCGCCGGCCAGATGCCGGACCGGTTCCGGTGCCTGGTGAACCACGACGGCAACCTGGACGAGAAGCTGGCGTACTTCAACACGGAGGAGCTGTGGTTCCCCGAGTGGGAGCACGGTGGAACGCCGTGGGACAAGCCCGAGGGCTACACGAAGCACAACCCGATCGACCATGTGGCGAAGTGGAAGACGCCGATGCTGGTCATCCACGGCGGGCAGGACTTCCGGGTGGTGGACACGCAGGGCCTGTCGACGTTCACGGTGCTGCAGCGCCGGGGAATCCCATCGAAGCTGCTCTACTTCCCGGACGAGAACCACTGGGTCCTGAAGCCGGCGAACAGCATCCAGTGGCACGAGACGGTGTTGGACTGGCTGGACCAGTGGGCGAAGGGCGGAAGCAAGAAGCCGTCGGTGGCGCCGCTGGCGAAGGAAGCGCAGTAG
- a CDS encoding aminotransferase class V-fold PLP-dependent enzyme — protein sequence MTSPLDLDRYRAEFPVVQEQLYFNHAGVSPTSVRVATAMREWLDDVLHHGVRYERGWEARTEKTRELAARIIGASPAEIALVRNTSHGLGLIAEGLDWKPGDEVAVASSLEYPSNVYPWLHLRDRGVSVREIEPREGGVTPEAVAAALTPRTRLVALSSVQFATGYRTDLEAIGALCERSGVLFCVDGIQSVGCIPVDVKKSRIHFLSADSHKWMIGVSGIGFLYVDRDVLPRVRPVLVGWRSTTDAWNFNRAHFELRPDATKFEEGSHNYAGTYALGAALGLLLEVGMENVAARIRELLAYADRELRAIGCDTGPSPEHRAGILTFLPPQGEARALASYLSERNVSFSLRRGRIRISPHFYNQPEELDRLVAMVRGFSGR from the coding sequence ATGACCTCGCCCCTCGACCTCGACAGGTACCGCGCCGAGTTCCCCGTCGTTCAGGAGCAGCTCTACTTCAACCACGCCGGGGTCTCGCCCACGAGCGTGCGCGTCGCCACCGCCATGCGCGAGTGGTTGGACGATGTCCTCCACCACGGCGTCCGCTACGAGCGCGGCTGGGAGGCCCGGACGGAGAAGACCCGCGAGCTCGCCGCGCGCATCATCGGCGCCTCTCCGGCGGAGATCGCCCTGGTGCGCAACACCAGTCACGGCCTCGGGCTCATCGCCGAGGGGCTGGACTGGAAGCCGGGAGACGAGGTCGCCGTCGCCTCGTCCCTCGAGTATCCCTCCAACGTCTACCCCTGGCTCCACCTGCGCGACCGCGGCGTCTCCGTCCGGGAGATCGAACCTCGCGAGGGCGGCGTCACCCCCGAGGCCGTCGCCGCCGCGCTCACCCCGCGCACCCGGCTCGTGGCCCTCAGCTCCGTCCAGTTCGCCACCGGCTACCGCACGGACCTGGAGGCCATTGGCGCCCTCTGCGAGCGCTCGGGAGTCCTGTTCTGCGTGGATGGCATCCAGAGCGTCGGCTGCATCCCCGTGGACGTGAAGAAGAGCCGCATCCACTTCCTCAGCGCCGACAGCCACAAGTGGATGATCGGCGTCTCCGGGATTGGCTTCCTCTACGTGGACCGCGACGTGCTCCCGCGCGTGCGCCCCGTGCTCGTCGGCTGGCGCTCCACCACCGACGCCTGGAACTTCAACCGCGCCCACTTCGAGCTGCGCCCGGACGCCACGAAGTTCGAGGAGGGGAGTCACAACTACGCCGGCACCTATGCCCTCGGCGCCGCCCTCGGCCTGCTGCTGGAAGTGGGCATGGAGAACGTCGCGGCTCGCATCCGGGAGCTGCTCGCGTACGCGGACCGCGAGCTGCGTGCCATCGGGTGCGACACCGGGCCCTCCCCCGAGCACCGCGCCGGCATCCTGACCTTCCTGCCTCCCCAGGGGGAGGCGAGGGCGCTCGCTTCGTACCTGTCCGAGCGGAATGTCAGCTTCTCGCTGCGCCGCGGGCGCATCCGCATCTCGCCCCACTTCTACAACCAGCCCGAGGAGCTGGACCGGCTCGTGGCGATGGTGCGCGGGTTCTCCGGTAGGTGA
- the cysK gene encoding cysteine synthase A — MKANNILETIGNTPHVRVNRLFPASVEVYIKLERANPGGSIKDRIGLAMIEDAEKRGVLKKDSVIIEPTSGNTGIGLAMVAAVKGYKLILVMPESMSIERRRLMAAYGATFELTPRAQGMKGAIARAQEMVAQIPNAWMPQQFENEANIEIHKRTTAQEILKDFPEGLDYLITGVGTGGHITACAEVLKQHWPKLKVFAVEPAKSPVISGGAPGPHPIQGIGAGFIPKNLHKEALDGVIQVTEEEAFDFTRRSAREEGIFVGISSGAALAAVNKKLGEVPEKSRVLCFCYDTGERYLSIESLFPAQ; from the coding sequence ATGAAGGCGAACAACATCCTGGAGACGATCGGCAACACGCCGCACGTCCGTGTCAACCGGCTCTTCCCCGCCAGCGTCGAGGTGTACATCAAGCTGGAGCGGGCCAACCCGGGCGGCAGCATCAAGGACCGCATCGGCCTGGCGATGATCGAGGACGCCGAGAAGCGGGGCGTGCTGAAGAAGGACAGCGTCATCATCGAGCCGACGTCGGGCAACACGGGAATCGGCCTGGCGATGGTGGCGGCGGTGAAGGGCTACAAGCTCATCCTGGTGATGCCCGAGTCGATGAGCATCGAGCGGCGCCGGCTGATGGCGGCGTACGGTGCGACGTTCGAGCTGACGCCGAGGGCGCAGGGCATGAAGGGTGCCATCGCGCGGGCGCAGGAGATGGTGGCGCAGATTCCGAACGCGTGGATGCCGCAGCAGTTCGAGAACGAGGCGAACATCGAGATCCACAAGCGCACGACGGCGCAGGAGATCCTCAAGGACTTCCCCGAGGGCCTGGACTACCTGATCACGGGCGTGGGGACGGGCGGACACATCACGGCGTGCGCGGAGGTGCTGAAGCAGCACTGGCCGAAGCTGAAGGTATTCGCGGTGGAGCCGGCGAAGTCGCCGGTCATCAGCGGAGGAGCGCCGGGGCCGCACCCGATCCAGGGGATTGGAGCGGGCTTCATCCCGAAGAACCTGCACAAGGAGGCGCTGGACGGGGTCATCCAGGTGACGGAGGAGGAGGCGTTCGACTTCACGAGGAGGTCGGCGCGTGAGGAGGGCATCTTCGTGGGTATCTCCTCGGGAGCGGCGCTGGCGGCGGTGAACAAGAAGCTGGGGGAGGTCCCCGAGAAGAGCCGGGTGCTCTGCTTCTGCTACGACACGGGCGAGCGCTACCTCTCCATCGAGAGCCTCTTCCCGGCGCAGTAA
- the epsC gene encoding serine O-acetyltransferase EpsC produces MGEPNGRLIQTLIDARKHHCFPPDVRHAAPEFIDKVLALLFPHFSKRLDCSAVAVRSEVAVVEAVLTRTLETLASRYQGLAPDLPGRFMEQLPEIYAFLRQDAEAIFEADPAARSVDEVILTYPGFYAIAIYRIAHALLGLGFPLLPRLLTELAHQRTGVDIHPGATIGRRFVIDHGTGVVIGETTVIGDRVNIYQGVTLGALQVQKDLADKKRHPTLEDDVVVYANATILGGQTVVGRGSVIAGNAFITHSIPPESVVSRRSEVRPRHGGAEFDELEYHI; encoded by the coding sequence ATGGGAGAACCCAACGGCCGGCTCATCCAGACGCTCATCGACGCGCGCAAGCACCACTGCTTCCCTCCGGACGTCCGCCACGCGGCCCCGGAGTTCATCGACAAGGTGCTCGCGCTCCTCTTCCCCCACTTCTCCAAGCGGCTGGACTGTAGCGCGGTCGCGGTGCGCTCCGAGGTGGCGGTGGTGGAGGCGGTGCTGACGCGGACGTTGGAGACGCTCGCGTCGCGCTACCAGGGCCTCGCACCGGACCTGCCCGGCCGCTTCATGGAGCAACTCCCGGAGATCTACGCCTTTCTGCGCCAGGACGCTGAGGCCATCTTCGAGGCGGACCCCGCGGCGCGCAGCGTGGACGAGGTCATCCTCACCTACCCGGGCTTCTACGCCATCGCCATCTATCGGATCGCCCACGCGCTGCTCGGCCTGGGCTTCCCGTTGCTGCCCCGGCTCCTCACCGAGCTGGCGCACCAGCGCACGGGGGTCGACATCCACCCGGGGGCGACCATCGGGCGGCGCTTCGTCATCGACCACGGCACGGGCGTGGTGATTGGAGAGACGACCGTCATCGGAGACCGGGTCAACATCTACCAGGGCGTCACCCTGGGCGCCCTACAGGTCCAGAAGGATCTGGCGGACAAGAAGCGCCACCCGACCCTGGAGGACGATGTGGTGGTGTACGCGAACGCCACCATCCTCGGAGGCCAGACGGTGGTGGGCCGCGGCAGCGTCATCGCCGGCAACGCCTTCATCACCCACAGCATCCCCCCCGAGTCCGTCGTCAGCCGGCGCAGCGAGGTCCGCCCGCGACATGGGGGTGCGGAATTCGACGAACTCGAGTATCACATCTGA
- a CDS encoding DUF6249 domain-containing protein, whose protein sequence is MKFQLLTLCLLATLAGEARAQSVPEAETPAAPSTPPPPPMPRSPRLEAQRQELEARRKDLDAQRQALEADIQQLEEQARRIDPEGRLSSDQLFELLQAREHRRMSNADVDPGPYLVSVSLFSCLLVGFLAWLVANNRKSRHLHETVRMMVEKGAEIPPGLLAPPPKRKPSDLRRGIILSTAGVGLTIFLGALPDSDGAWGAGVTLFLIGVGHLLVWRLQRGRGPLASELSPEPQL, encoded by the coding sequence ATGAAGTTCCAGCTGCTCACCCTCTGCCTCCTGGCCACCCTCGCGGGAGAGGCGCGGGCCCAGTCCGTACCCGAGGCCGAAACCCCCGCCGCCCCCTCCACGCCGCCTCCTCCCCCCATGCCGCGCTCCCCTCGGCTCGAAGCGCAGCGCCAGGAGCTGGAGGCCCGCCGGAAGGACCTCGACGCCCAGCGCCAGGCGTTGGAGGCGGATATCCAGCAATTGGAGGAGCAGGCGCGGCGGATCGATCCAGAAGGGCGGCTCAGCTCCGACCAGCTCTTCGAGCTGCTCCAGGCGCGCGAGCATCGTCGGATGTCCAACGCTGATGTCGATCCCGGCCCCTACCTCGTCAGCGTGAGCCTCTTCAGCTGCCTGCTGGTGGGCTTCCTGGCATGGCTGGTGGCCAACAACCGCAAGAGCCGTCATCTCCATGAGACGGTGCGCATGATGGTGGAGAAGGGGGCGGAGATTCCCCCCGGGCTGCTCGCGCCGCCGCCCAAGCGCAAGCCGTCCGATCTGCGGCGGGGAATCATCCTGTCCACGGCGGGCGTGGGGCTGACGATCTTCCTGGGGGCCCTCCCTGACTCGGACGGGGCCTGGGGCGCCGGGGTGACGCTCTTCCTCATCGGCGTGGGGCACCTGCTCGTCTGGCGGCTGCAGCGAGGCCGGGGTCCCCTGGCGTCCGAGCTCTCGCCGGAGCCCCAGCTGTAA
- a CDS encoding RNA polymerase sigma factor: MSSPPEAPSDAELITRVLVRDDRRAFGELVARHQSAVRGLLRRLTGGDVAQADDLAQETFLRALRGLRGYRGGAKFSSWLYRIACNVYFSHDRGSRDVPPEPPALEEGSAGLLLPDTFLERYDLERALASLKPRERAALVLTYANELTHEEAAVVLDCPLGTLKTHVARAKEKLRRQLEEVP, encoded by the coding sequence ATGTCCTCCCCTCCTGAAGCCCCTTCGGACGCCGAGCTCATCACACGGGTACTCGTGCGGGACGACCGGCGCGCGTTCGGCGAGCTGGTGGCCCGGCACCAGTCCGCGGTGCGTGGCCTGCTGCGCCGGCTGACCGGGGGGGACGTGGCACAGGCGGACGACCTGGCGCAGGAGACCTTCCTGCGCGCCCTCAGGGGACTGAGGGGGTACCGGGGGGGCGCGAAGTTCTCCTCCTGGCTCTACCGTATCGCCTGCAACGTGTACTTCAGCCACGACCGGGGCAGCCGCGACGTTCCACCGGAGCCTCCCGCCCTGGAGGAGGGGAGCGCCGGGCTCCTCCTGCCGGACACGTTCCTGGAACGGTACGATCTGGAGCGGGCGCTCGCCTCCCTCAAGCCCCGCGAGCGGGCCGCACTCGTGCTCACCTATGCCAACGAGCTGACCCATGAGGAGGCGGCGGTCGTCCTCGACTGTCCCCTGGGCACGCTCAAGACCCATGTCGCGCGCGCGAAGGAGAAGCTGCGCCGACAGCTCGAGGAGGTCCCATGA
- a CDS encoding heparin lyase I family protein — MKKTLLLAGTFLILGVAACGAPDTEEAIEGPSQTLETATAALTTQNCSQLSVISVIASGNDGNVPANTLDDRLDTRWSNLGRDSWIDFDLGAERSVSGAAIAWHQGDQRINDFTLHVSTDGMSYTQVYTGKSSGTTTAAETYSFAARTARRLRIYFKGNTVNDWASIAEVRACGTSITSSGVVWRGDFETGDHSQWTRAQMVSADRLQVVSSPLRQGRYALKATVRQGDDPINASGNRNELVRMTREPTGSEYYYKFSTMFASDFPSVKTWQLFTQWHHEGGSGSPPVEFYVYSEEIRLNIGGDPGVIVWKTPLVRSQWQDFILHVKWSPDPSVGFVELYHNGKLVLPKRYIATQYSGMVNYLKVGLYRSDTITQVGTVYHDGWTMARNLSDVL, encoded by the coding sequence GTGAAGAAAACCCTTCTCCTGGCTGGAACATTTCTCATCCTCGGCGTCGCTGCTTGCGGAGCGCCCGATACCGAAGAAGCCATCGAGGGACCCTCCCAGACGTTGGAGACAGCCACCGCGGCGCTGACCACGCAGAACTGCTCGCAGCTCTCCGTCATCTCGGTGATCGCCAGCGGAAATGATGGCAACGTGCCGGCCAACACGCTCGATGATCGGCTCGATACGCGCTGGAGCAACCTTGGCAGGGATTCGTGGATCGACTTCGACCTGGGCGCCGAACGCTCCGTCTCGGGCGCGGCCATCGCCTGGCATCAGGGAGATCAGCGCATCAATGACTTCACCCTGCACGTCTCCACGGACGGGATGAGCTACACCCAGGTCTACACCGGCAAGAGCAGCGGCACGACGACGGCGGCGGAGACGTACTCCTTCGCCGCGCGAACCGCGCGCCGCCTGCGCATCTACTTCAAAGGCAACACCGTGAATGACTGGGCGAGCATCGCCGAGGTCCGCGCATGCGGGACGTCCATCACCAGCTCTGGCGTGGTGTGGCGCGGCGACTTCGAGACGGGCGACCACTCCCAGTGGACCCGCGCGCAGATGGTCAGCGCGGACCGGCTGCAGGTGGTGTCCTCGCCGCTGCGCCAGGGCCGCTACGCCCTCAAGGCCACGGTGCGCCAGGGCGATGATCCCATCAACGCCAGTGGCAACCGCAACGAGCTGGTGAGGATGACCCGCGAGCCGACGGGCTCGGAGTACTACTACAAGTTCAGCACGATGTTCGCCTCGGACTTCCCGAGTGTGAAGACCTGGCAGCTCTTCACCCAGTGGCACCACGAGGGCGGCAGCGGCTCACCGCCAGTGGAGTTCTACGTCTACAGCGAGGAGATACGGCTGAACATCGGCGGCGATCCTGGCGTCATCGTGTGGAAGACCCCGTTGGTTCGCTCACAGTGGCAGGACTTCATCCTCCATGTGAAATGGTCGCCCGACCCGAGCGTCGGCTTCGTCGAGCTGTACCACAACGGCAAGCTCGTTCTGCCCAAGCGCTACATCGCCACCCAATACTCCGGGATGGTCAATTACCTGAAGGTGGGTCTGTATCGCAGTGACACCATCACGCAGGTGGGCACCGTCTATCACGACGGTTGGACCATGGCCCGCAACCTCTCGGACGTCCTGTAG